From Amycolatopsis sp. cg9, one genomic window encodes:
- a CDS encoding beta-1,3-glucanase family protein — protein MLSRRTFVTAGLVAAASTPLWSAATAPRARAAAALPLTLKNNSSSGTVYAYISGADTSGRPGFVTADGRFQALPNPSAPVTPIPDYAIPLGASGSQLTVTLTDYLIGGRVWFSVDKKIQFFVNPGPGLVQPGFTSSDPNWQTNWTFCEFTYNSANLYANISYVDMVALPVSMATTGAAGSQSVSPLPNGALGSIADGLRAQHNADGAPWDRLVVTDSSGKVVRVLAPGHSPVDFGGYWTNYLNAVWDHYRSTPLTINGQGGIGSYTGTVSGDAIVFAGLNTNGVPFTKPSAIDIFGCASGPLYNSGADARGAIAARLAAALNRSSLLVSGGGNQPDGVAPANYYQDATTNHYARLVHQYASIGYAFPYDDVGPTGAQPVDGHLQDPAPTSWTVSLGPGAGGGTTPPGSGGTSAYSTIQAEAYNAQSGTQNESCGDTGGGVDVGWIANGDWLKYARVDFGSSSPHQFVARLASGAAAGVSGAIKARLDSVTGPVLAEIDFANNGGWQSWQTVPANVVGSATGVHDLYLTFSGSASDFVNVNWFTFTR, from the coding sequence ATGCTGTCGAGGCGTACCTTCGTCACCGCGGGCCTGGTCGCCGCGGCGAGCACGCCGCTGTGGTCCGCCGCCACCGCGCCGCGCGCCCGAGCCGCCGCGGCTCTGCCGTTGACGCTGAAGAACAATTCGAGCAGCGGCACCGTCTACGCCTACATCAGCGGCGCGGACACCTCGGGCCGCCCCGGCTTCGTCACCGCCGACGGCCGGTTCCAGGCGCTGCCCAACCCGTCCGCGCCGGTGACGCCGATCCCGGACTACGCCATCCCGCTCGGCGCCTCGGGTTCGCAGCTCACGGTGACGCTGACCGACTACCTCATCGGCGGCCGCGTCTGGTTCTCGGTCGACAAGAAGATCCAGTTCTTCGTCAACCCGGGCCCCGGGCTGGTGCAGCCCGGCTTCACCAGCTCGGACCCGAACTGGCAGACGAACTGGACGTTCTGCGAGTTCACCTACAACAGCGCGAACCTCTACGCGAACATCAGCTACGTCGACATGGTCGCGCTGCCGGTGTCGATGGCCACCACCGGCGCGGCGGGCTCGCAATCGGTCAGCCCGCTGCCGAACGGCGCCCTCGGGAGCATCGCGGACGGGCTGCGCGCCCAGCACAACGCGGACGGCGCGCCGTGGGACCGGCTGGTCGTGACCGACTCGTCCGGCAAGGTGGTGCGGGTGCTCGCGCCAGGCCACTCCCCCGTCGACTTCGGCGGCTACTGGACGAACTACCTCAACGCCGTCTGGGACCACTACCGCTCGACGCCGCTGACGATCAACGGCCAGGGCGGGATCGGCTCCTACACCGGCACGGTCAGCGGCGACGCGATCGTGTTCGCCGGCTTGAACACCAACGGCGTGCCGTTCACCAAGCCGAGCGCCATCGACATCTTCGGCTGCGCGAGCGGGCCGCTCTACAACTCCGGCGCGGACGCGCGCGGCGCGATCGCCGCCCGGCTCGCCGCGGCGCTCAACCGCAGCAGCCTGCTGGTGTCCGGCGGCGGCAACCAGCCCGACGGCGTCGCGCCCGCCAACTACTACCAGGACGCCACGACCAACCACTACGCCCGCCTGGTGCACCAGTACGCGTCGATCGGCTACGCCTTCCCGTACGACGACGTCGGCCCGACCGGCGCCCAGCCCGTCGACGGTCACCTGCAGGACCCGGCCCCGACGTCGTGGACGGTCTCCCTGGGCCCGGGCGCGGGCGGCGGCACCACCCCGCCCGGCAGCGGCGGCACGAGCGCGTACTCGACCATCCAGGCCGAGGCCTACAACGCCCAGAGCGGCACGCAGAACGAGTCCTGCGGCGACACGGGCGGCGGCGTCGACGTCGGCTGGATCGCGAACGGCGACTGGCTGAAGTACGCCCGCGTCGACTTCGGCTCGAGCTCGCCGCACCAGTTCGTCGCCCGCCTCGCCTCCGGCGCGGCCGCCGGGGTCAGCGGCGCGATCAAGGCCCGGCTGGACAGCGTCACGGGCCCGGTCCTCGCCGAGATCGACTTCGCGAACAACGGCGGCTGGCAGAGCTGGCAGACGGTGCCGGCCAACGTCGTCGGCTCGGCGACCGGGGTGCACGACCTGTACCTGACGTTCTCCGGCAGCGCGTCGGACTTCGTCAACGTCAACTGGTTCACGTTCACCCGGTGA
- a CDS encoding STAS domain-containing protein: MSSDRHGPSAVRRQAAKEILAVERTEPRPGWLVVTAVGEIDAVSVRLLQRATWQEAAAVTVVDLSGVTLLGAAGLRALAQAARRARDDGGRLLLVVPPHPVSVALSMFWPGDDVRGFATLAEALRAGSGDPG, encoded by the coding sequence ATGTCCTCGGACCGGCACGGGCCGTCCGCTGTCCGGCGGCAGGCGGCGAAGGAGATCCTCGCGGTCGAACGCACGGAGCCGCGGCCGGGCTGGCTGGTCGTGACCGCGGTCGGGGAGATCGATGCGGTGTCCGTGCGGTTGCTGCAGCGCGCGACGTGGCAGGAGGCGGCCGCGGTCACGGTGGTGGACCTGTCCGGCGTGACCCTGCTCGGGGCGGCCGGGCTGCGGGCGCTGGCCCAGGCCGCCCGGCGCGCGCGGGACGACGGCGGCCGGCTGCTGCTGGTCGTCCCGCCGCACCCGGTGTCGGTCGCGCTGTCGATGTTCTGGCCCGGTGACGACGTCCGCGGGTTCGCGACGCTGGCGGAGGCGCTGCGGGCGGGTTCCGGGGACCCGGGATGA
- a CDS encoding ATP-binding protein — protein MSSGPDDRPVFVLEPDAVPPLSALRRWTSRALPRLGADHLWAVHLVVTELATNAREHGAGRVTVTASADPFPCSALLEVHDGGGERPVAGEPEPGTPRGRGLLLVRELSRAWGVRGTEAGKVVWARIDCGSGTIRPCSVRAEPIAMDPEPC, from the coding sequence ATGAGCTCGGGCCCGGACGACCGGCCGGTGTTCGTGCTCGAGCCGGACGCGGTCCCGCCGCTCAGCGCGCTCCGGCGGTGGACCTCCCGGGCGCTGCCCCGGCTGGGCGCGGACCACCTGTGGGCGGTGCACCTGGTCGTGACCGAGCTCGCCACGAACGCCCGCGAACACGGCGCCGGCCGGGTCACGGTCACCGCTTCGGCCGACCCGTTCCCGTGCTCGGCGTTGCTGGAGGTGCACGACGGCGGCGGCGAGCGCCCGGTGGCCGGCGAGCCGGAGCCCGGCACCCCGCGCGGCCGGGGATTGCTCCTGGTGCGCGAACTTTCGCGGGCTTGGGGCGTGCGCGGCACCGAGGCCGGGAAGGTGGTGTGGGCGCGGATCGACTGCGGGAGCGGGACGATCCGGCCGTGTTCGGTGCGGGCGGAGCCGATCGCGATGGATCCAGAGCCTTGCTGA
- a CDS encoding ATP-binding protein, which produces MHGTLDLEVAARPHYTLVTVRGGLHLGSYRRLRDGLLQIAADGPDAVIAGVGDLDFGPVAPVGVFAHVARRIRIWPGIPLALATGTAGHARALRAHGVHREAAIGEDIPSAERALGKAARRQAELVLPRTGEAPALARAAVRRACAEWGVTHFVYDGILVAGELATNAVQHTTSAATLRLDLRHGRLTVAVLDDDPRPAVPSPRPRPGSAGLGLHLVAHSAQRWGCSPRWSGGKAVWAVLTTERRTTAPD; this is translated from the coding sequence ATGCACGGCACGCTCGACCTCGAAGTCGCCGCCCGGCCGCACTACACGCTGGTCACCGTGCGGGGCGGGCTGCACCTCGGCAGCTACCGGCGGTTGCGCGACGGCCTGCTCCAGATCGCGGCGGACGGCCCGGACGCGGTGATCGCCGGCGTCGGCGACCTCGACTTCGGCCCGGTCGCCCCGGTCGGGGTGTTCGCGCACGTCGCCCGGCGGATCCGGATCTGGCCGGGGATCCCGCTCGCACTCGCCACCGGCACCGCCGGTCACGCACGCGCGTTGCGCGCGCACGGGGTCCACCGCGAGGCCGCCATCGGCGAAGACATCCCCAGCGCGGAACGCGCACTGGGCAAGGCGGCCCGGCGGCAGGCTGAGCTGGTGCTGCCGCGCACCGGCGAAGCCCCGGCGCTCGCCCGGGCGGCCGTGCGCCGGGCGTGCGCGGAATGGGGCGTCACGCACTTCGTCTACGACGGGATCCTCGTCGCCGGCGAGCTCGCGACGAACGCGGTCCAGCACACGACGTCCGCCGCCACGCTCCGGCTGGACCTGCGCCACGGGCGGCTGACCGTCGCGGTGCTCGACGACGACCCGCGCCCGGCCGTGCCGTCCCCGCGCCCCCGTCCCGGCTCCGCCGGCCTGGGCCTGCACCTGGTGGCGCACTCGGCGCAGCGGTGGGGCTGCAGCCCACGGTGGTCCGGCGGCAAAGCCGTCTGGGCCGTCCTGACCACCGAACGCCGCACCACCGCACCCGACTGA
- a CDS encoding lipase family protein, translating to MIRKPVRFPALAAALALVLAAAPATAADARSSDSFYSYDGSAPLSSFAPGTVLKTRTLPYHVVGLATPVQAVQLLYRTTDAQGRPAANVTSVVRSITGDRTKAVSYQSAYDSLDPDDSPSRAIAGDVTLGGLLPNGESLLLLPSLLLGYNVVVPDTEGQTADFAAGPEYGTTTLDSIRAATSSAATGMDGRTKFGLLGYSGGAIATGWAAALAPSYAPEVNANLVGFTEGGVLVDPAHNLKYVGGSPVWSGVIPMALVGVARGFGIDLRPYASDYGLKVLDELEHASIITALGRYPGLTWQKLVKPEYANPNSVPPFVAAVNKVNIGSAPTPSVPGFIAQGNAGFLEGTTSNLPGIGTGDGVMVAGDVRALARQYCATGNGTIKYVQYDALSHVGGAAAWAPAAIGWLADRFAGKPAPSSCGRIPAGNSLAPEQPA from the coding sequence ATGATCCGCAAGCCCGTCCGTTTCCCGGCCCTCGCCGCCGCGCTCGCGCTGGTGCTCGCCGCCGCGCCGGCGACCGCGGCCGACGCCCGGTCGTCCGATTCCTTCTACTCCTACGACGGCAGCGCACCGCTGTCGTCCTTCGCGCCAGGGACCGTGCTCAAGACCCGGACCCTGCCCTACCACGTCGTCGGCCTCGCGACGCCGGTGCAGGCCGTGCAGCTGCTCTACCGCACCACCGACGCGCAGGGCCGGCCGGCCGCCAACGTCACCTCGGTCGTCCGCAGCATCACCGGCGACCGCACGAAAGCCGTTTCCTACCAGTCGGCCTACGACTCGCTCGACCCCGACGACTCGCCGTCGCGCGCGATCGCCGGGGACGTCACGCTCGGCGGGCTGCTGCCCAACGGCGAATCGCTGCTGCTGCTCCCGTCGCTGCTGCTGGGCTACAACGTCGTCGTGCCCGACACCGAAGGGCAGACCGCGGACTTCGCCGCGGGGCCGGAGTACGGCACCACCACCCTCGACTCGATCCGCGCCGCGACGAGCTCGGCCGCCACGGGGATGGACGGCCGCACGAAGTTCGGGCTCCTCGGCTACTCGGGCGGGGCCATCGCGACCGGCTGGGCGGCCGCCCTCGCGCCGAGCTACGCCCCCGAGGTCAACGCGAACCTCGTCGGCTTCACCGAAGGCGGGGTGCTCGTCGACCCCGCGCACAACCTCAAGTACGTCGGTGGCAGCCCGGTGTGGTCCGGGGTCATCCCGATGGCATTGGTCGGCGTCGCGCGCGGCTTCGGCATCGACCTGCGGCCGTACGCGAGCGACTACGGGCTCAAGGTGCTCGACGAGCTGGAGCACGCGTCGATCATCACCGCGCTGGGCCGCTACCCGGGCCTGACGTGGCAGAAGCTCGTCAAGCCGGAGTACGCGAACCCGAATTCGGTGCCGCCGTTCGTCGCGGCGGTGAACAAGGTCAACATCGGTTCGGCGCCGACGCCGTCGGTCCCGGGCTTCATCGCCCAGGGCAACGCCGGGTTCCTCGAAGGCACCACGAGCAACCTGCCGGGCATCGGCACCGGGGACGGCGTGATGGTCGCCGGCGATGTGCGGGCGCTGGCCCGGCAGTACTGCGCCACCGGCAACGGCACCATCAAGTACGTCCAGTACGACGCGCTCAGCCACGTCGGCGGCGCGGCGGCGTGGGCCCCCGCGGCGATCGGCTGGCTGGCCGACCGCTTCGCCGGCAAGCCCGCGCCGTCCAGCTGCGGGCGCATCCCGGCGGGGAACTCGCTCGCGCCGGAGCAACCGGCCTGA
- a CDS encoding BTAD domain-containing putative transcriptional regulator, which yields MTLRLLKGFMLVVGDDPVVLSHSAQRLLAFLALQDRPRTRTYVARTLWPEATTPRANANLRSSLWRASRTGHRVIDASAQEMALAGNITVDIHDAVARAHCLLDKTCLCDDILTRQTRDDLSADLLPEWSDNEWVLIEQEQYHQLRLYALEAMAKRLTTAGRHGEAVAAGLAAVRAEPLRESAHRVLIDAHLAAGNRAAAQHQYEQCRCTLLEELGLEPSDTLRSLLPHTSAH from the coding sequence GTGACACTTCGGCTGCTCAAGGGGTTCATGCTGGTGGTGGGGGACGATCCCGTCGTGCTGTCGCACAGCGCGCAGCGGTTGCTCGCTTTCCTGGCGCTGCAGGACCGCCCGCGGACGAGGACGTACGTGGCGAGAACGCTGTGGCCGGAGGCGACGACGCCCCGCGCCAACGCGAACCTGCGCTCCTCGCTGTGGCGCGCGTCGCGCACCGGGCACCGCGTCATCGACGCGTCCGCGCAGGAAATGGCGCTGGCGGGCAACATCACCGTCGACATCCACGACGCGGTCGCGCGTGCGCACTGCCTGCTCGACAAGACGTGCCTGTGCGACGACATCCTGACCCGCCAGACCCGCGACGACCTGTCGGCCGACCTGCTGCCCGAATGGTCGGACAACGAGTGGGTGCTGATCGAACAGGAGCAGTACCACCAGTTGCGGCTCTACGCCTTGGAAGCCATGGCCAAACGCCTCACCACGGCCGGCCGCCACGGCGAGGCGGTGGCCGCCGGCCTGGCCGCGGTGCGCGCGGAGCCGTTGCGCGAGAGCGCCCACCGCGTCCTCATCGACGCCCACCTCGCGGCGGGCAACCGGGCGGCGGCGCAGCACCAGTACGAGCAGTGCCGCTGCACGCTGCTGGAAGAACTGGGACTCGAGCCCTCCGACACCCTGCGTAGTCTTCTGCCGCACACGAGCGCGCATTAG
- a CDS encoding DUF4255 domain-containing protein, translated as MGDFGVVADVSTIIVDRLTEALRGLDPNDPPTAVLSDLEDRPSRATLTVFLYEIAEDPTSRNRQPVRSLPPAAPTSRKPPMALLLRYLITPWGGSQATQHQMIGRALQVFYDDAIWTGEELTGSLAGTTEALQFTLTPLTLDQKSWIWYAIQKPYRLSLNYEVRVVNLDSLDVSELRLVRSRTINGTPVP; from the coding sequence ATGGGCGATTTCGGCGTTGTCGCCGACGTGTCGACGATCATCGTCGACCGGCTCACCGAGGCGTTGCGCGGGCTGGATCCGAACGACCCGCCGACGGCGGTGCTGAGCGACCTCGAGGACCGGCCGAGCCGGGCCACGCTCACCGTTTTCCTGTACGAGATCGCCGAAGACCCCACGTCGCGCAACCGGCAGCCGGTGCGGTCGCTGCCGCCGGCCGCGCCCACGAGCCGCAAGCCGCCGATGGCGTTGCTGCTGCGGTACCTGATCACGCCGTGGGGCGGCAGCCAGGCCACGCAGCACCAGATGATCGGCCGCGCGCTGCAGGTCTTCTACGACGACGCGATCTGGACCGGTGAGGAGCTGACCGGCAGCCTGGCCGGCACCACGGAGGCGCTGCAGTTCACGCTGACGCCGCTGACGCTCGACCAGAAGTCGTGGATCTGGTACGCGATCCAGAAGCCCTACCGGCTGTCCCTCAACTACGAGGTCCGGGTCGTCAACCTCGACTCGCTCGACGTTTCCGAGCTGCGGCTGGTCCGCAGCCGCACGATCAACGGGACACCGGTGCCATGA